In Lates calcarifer isolate ASB-BC8 linkage group LG21, TLL_Latcal_v3, whole genome shotgun sequence, the sequence TATAGAAAGTCATTTTACTTAATGATTTCAATGTACTAtcattataaacaaacaaataaatggtCTGAGCTCTACATAAAAGTAAATCTGTGACAATGCTGATCACATACTTTTTTGGTGTCCCACAGTTTCTGGCTTCGTAGCTTCTCCATATCTTCTTGTATCTCTTTTACCTATTCAATAACAATTTAGTAGGACAGTGTTTATAGATACAGAGAAAATTAAGAAGgcttatttttcaaatatgttTGCCCAAGATTTAAATACCTGTTTCTGGAGGTCATAGATAATACGTGCTGAGCGGGCTGCCTGCTTCTGTCTGCGCACCTCCAACTTGTTTTGCTCTTCaggctccagcagctcctccatttTCTCCCCTGTCGTTTAAATCCAAGCATTCAATATTATTAATCATTctttctgaaatgtaaaaccATATGAAAAGTTAACTCTTACAATGTTGAGTTGCACCTTTAAATATATAACCCACAGTAAGACACAGGCCTACAATAACAAGCTGTTTTGTAGGTTACCTCTGTTGGCTAGCTCCTCCACTTTCTGAATATACACTTCAAGTTCATTTTGCAGCTTGTGGATTTCCTGGCTTAACGGAGCCTGTTTGCCTCTTTCCAGCTGCTTAGGGCCAGGGTCTCTGGTTGGGGGTGATTGGCCTGCCCGAGGCATTGCACACATGGGACGCTTCTgggatgtttgttttgctccaGGACGGGCTGCTTTCTCTTTTGGACTGGAGGCCCTTAACTTTGCCTTACTTGGAGTGGTTGCAAGCTCcttaagagagagaaagagtaagtCTGGTCACTGATGGAACAGAGCATTCATTCCTTGAATAGGACATTAACCAGTAAACCAgtatttttgtgtattattttataCCTATAtgaatatacttttttttttttttattgctattatttttattgctacTGGTTACCAAACAATCTCTGTTGCTTAactacaatgacaataaagtctTACTTGCATCAATTACCTGAAGCAGCTCTACATCACTTGTTTCAAGGAGGGAGGCCTCTTGAGAAGGTCTGGCAGGAGATTTTATCAATGACTCAAGGTGCCTTCGTCTCAGATCTCGCTTGGCGAGCTTAACGGCAGCCTGCAGCCTCTCCTCAGAGAGCGCAGTGAAGCTGATGGAGCTCCTGGTGCTGTTGGCATTCTCACGCTCCTCCGACAGTGGCAGCAGCTTCTCAATCACAATGGGGGCTGGCAGGCGTACATAGGTGGCACGGTTGCTGGCACTTGCAGGGATGGCTTCATTGAACAATAGCTATGGAGTGTAAGATACCAGTCACTCTTATTCAGTCTTGCATGAGATATGAACAGCCACTGCAATATCCAACCATGCTTTTCACAACAAGCTTTTCCCACCAAGAACTCCTGTCATTTAGGGTTGcaattaagctttttttttatcaattagTGTGCAAATTCTTTTCATGATTAATCAAGTGATGATTTGGtcaaaaaaacatatgaaaatagttttaaaaaacaccCATCAAAACATCTTGGAATCCAGTTAGGCATcctatataataatatatataatgatGTAAAACCAAGTAAAGCAACAAATTTTCACAACTGAGAGACTGGACTATCAAAGTAATAGAGACAGTTCTAAGGTCATTCATTCACTGAGCTCAGCTGCCAGTGTGTTTGGTACAATAAAGTAAATCCAATGCAATCTAATGCCAATGACCCTTCAATAAATCTTAtcttttttcattacatttttccttttaactgtTCGGTTCCGTTGTACAACGCTATGCTGTTCTGAGAGGTGTTACTAATATCTAGTTTATCCTCACTGAAATACGTggacaaaacattacaaataacTGTAAGCACAACACAATAGAATTCAATAGCACCACACAGTTGTATCAGACTGAATCGGACTTAACTGGTTTACCAAATAAACTAGCAACAGGTAGCATGAGTTATTTGTATGAAGAGACCGGTGAATATAAACAGACGCTTCTAATGTTTACCTTAGTTTGGGACATCTCAGTGGTAAAATCGTCGCGGTTTCGGGCTGAACCTAAAATAACCCAGTCCCTCCTTTGACTTTGCTGTCCTACTGAAATCGTTGGACCATTCTGCAACAACTGTGCGGTCATTACGGTGAAAACAACCACCAAATTCAGTCAAACTAACAATTAACTCACAAAATATCATATGCTGTGCTAATGATAGTTAGCATTAACAAGCTAAGTAGGCTTTTGAAATGAAGTTTGCTGACATCAAGTTAATCCCAAAGGCATCCATTCCACCATTTCGACCTCGCTTATAAGTAcctttttcagtttaaattgaGATTACAAATTAACTATGCACACAGCTTCGCTAATTGTATGTTAATTAAAATATAGCACatggtaaacattttaaattttagtcCAAGCTTGTCAACAGTTTGAACCGCCGCCATGACAACAACAGAAAGGATCCAGACGGAAGTAGTTTTTAGGCTGCGTTCATGTGTACTGGTTAAACCTACAACCACTACAGGCATTGGTTTAAAGTTTAAACCACTGATAGTACTGTCTTTAGTTTACAGTCTATGgtttaaactgttaaactatTAGCAGCCAAGTGGGAAAACGCTCACGTCAGCCTCTGACATATAATTCAGAGACGGACATTTCTGATACAGACCCACTTACACTTACACACTTGAAGACATGTCAACAAAATGTTGTCTGCATGGCTACAAATGCACCACCGCTAGCAGTTAGGTATTAACACTAAAACAATCGAAtcagctaattaaaaaaaattacttggTAACAAACTGCTGCCAAGAGAAGCTAATTTAGGCTGTTTGTCTTGTAACTATAAGATTACAAGATTGAGAAAACTCTTAAATCGGAATAACGGGTTTTCTCCTCGTTCTTCCCATTCAGCTAATATTGGGTGAACGCACCATTTACGGATCgccaaaagtcaaaaataaaaagaatcgcattttaaaatactttgtATTACATTTATTGTAAACAGTGCTGGAAAACGtacattttctaaatgtgtgtgtcaacaAAAGAAAGTATTATGCAGACAATGTttcttgtcagtgttttatcattatatattatgttttttgactATCATTACTTGTGCATCAGTGTATGCTGCATTTACTGCTGTAGTTGTTTCTTGCGCTAATTTTAACTACAATATACTATACTGTTATAGGATAAGATATAGGATATCCTATCCTGTAATATATCGTAACGTCGCTGTCCTGAGAAATACTATATAACGTTTTTCAAACAATTTAACTGTGCTCACTAAATATTCGTGTATACTGTCTCTTTAAGGACAGACCGGAAGTGGTTATGCCAGGTTGTGAGTATTTCTACCAGGTCCTGAATGTGCAGAGCAGCAGTTTTTCTGATAACACTTGTTAGTCATTTACAGTCTAGCGTTAACTTAGTACACATTCATAGTAACTCTAAACCATGGCCCATTACGAAGAAGTAAATGTGCGCGGGTATGCTGAATTCTGTCAGGCTGTGTCtgaaagaaagggaaaggaTATTTTTGCTTATTTCTCTGGTGATAAAGACGCCCAAGGGAAGAGCTGGTGTCCAGATTGTGTGAAAGGTAAACTCAGATTTATTATACCATACATAATGCAGCTGTTAAATGCTTTTACAATAAGTTTGAGTAGACTTAATTATAATACTTGGTCTTGTAACATGATATAACAAACTTTTCATTGCTCTGGTGGTTAGTTGTGTATACTGATGcactttcattttgtcatttttacctTCCCTTTCAGCTGAGCCAGTTGTAAGAGGAGAGATGACTCATCTTCCCGAGGGTTCTGTCTTCATCTACTGTCAAGTTGGAGAAAGAGCTTAGTCAGTATTTcactcttcctttctttcctttcttgcATCTGATAgcaaactgtttttcatttaaacactTGAATCATACAAATGGCATGTGCTGTCACAAAATAAGAGCTCTCAATATTATGGCTCcaactaacagttatttccattattgaatatttttaatgaatcaGACATCTGCAATAGCAACCACTGGTTATAAGAGCTCGATGTAAATACTAAATGAATCAAAATTGTTAATGGGTAAAACCAACAGCCAAACAACCAAAGAATTAATTTTTATAACAATACAAAATGGAGATACAAGTAGTTCTTTGTATTTATGAAGTCACTAACCAGTAACTTGATGAATTAATAACATAAATCTTGCCTGTTCTCCAGTTTTCTATGATGGTGAACTCAACATCTTTGGGGTTTTGACAGTTTGTCAGACAAAATCAGCAATTAGAATAAGTTTGCTTGAGcttaaacacattttccactattttctgacattttgttcaccATCAATCAATATTATTAAGTATtatgaagaaaataattgtcagatgtattaataatgaaaataattgtggGTTTCAGTCTTACAGTGCTTCTATAATGGATTGCATTGATAAAACACTTAACAATACAAGATCACAATCTAAATTAAAACCATGAAAATATCAAGACTAGATTTTGACTCAATAAGACAAGGCTGCAAGATGGATGATGGAGAACCATTCATAACATATATTGAACTTCAGTGGTGCAAAATTTGGACAAATTTGTAATTAATCAAATCATGTAGACAGAaatgatttgttgtgttttgcctGGTTGGTATTCCAGCCTTGATGACTGACTGTTTTATGTCAcaatcaaaattttaattttgtgttgcTCAGCTAATGAATTAATCAACTAATGGTTTCAGCAGTAGCATTATACATGGATCTCTCTGTACATTTAGGCACCTCATTGTCAAACTGCAAAGCAAgttacagtgtaaaatatttctagacagtaaaatcagtaaaatCCTTTCTTTTACCAGAATAATAATGTATGGTATGATTACAACAGGACAGAACAGGACAAAGAGAAACTGTAGAGCTTTTTTGTTGAGCTTATTATTCTCTCAGAGAATGGAGAGGCAGTGTTATTTATAGAGGGAATAAAAGTGGACTTTTCTTACTGTACATTAGACCTTTC encodes:
- the LOC108880258 gene encoding thioredoxin domain-containing protein 17: MAHYEEVNVRGYAEFCQAVSERKGKDIFAYFSGDKDAQGKSWCPDCVKAEPVVRGEMTHLPEGSVFIYCQVGERAYWKDPNNDFKKTLKLSGVPTLLRYGTPQKLVEEECFKAELVKMMFTED